Proteins from a single region of Punica granatum isolate Tunisia-2019 chromosome 8, ASM765513v2, whole genome shotgun sequence:
- the LOC116187349 gene encoding zinc finger BED domain-containing protein RICESLEEPER 2-like: MNHDISLRNATFDPERFRELLIAAMIMHDLPLAFVEYAGIRSVFSYLRESVSVISRNTARADVLKVYKKEKSRIKCLLEEASGRICLTSDLWTSIATDGYLSLTAHFIDKNWILQKRILNFSLMPPPHTGVALCNKITSLLAEWGIEGRLFSITLDNASANDTFVGLLRSHLNLNYALLAKGEFFHQRCCAHIINLIVQDGLKEIDVAVDKVRESVKYVKGSQVRKEKFLECVRLMSLNPKKGLRQDVPTRWNSTFLMLESAFYYRRAFCHLELSDSNYTNCPTSLEWQKIEKIKKFLGVFFEITNLFSGSKYPTANLYFPSIFKAYVMLKEYSDGTDEDLRAMSLRMLMKFEKYWSEFSVILSIAVILDPRYKLEFVDWSYRKLYGSQSSEFQTVRDKLFSLYEEYTTHQKVNRTSALQEKVASNLDQESESVDMLEEFDDYADNVYSASSKKSELEKYLDETRSDRKTDLDILEYWKLNSQRYPTVARMTRDILSIPVSTVASEAAFSCGGRVLDQYRSSLKPDLVEALMCSRDWLYGLTDSCGISMDQITEDVMNLNISEEPSTQGSNTVVN; this comes from the exons ATGAACCATGATATTTCTTTGAGAAATGCTACATTTGATCCTGAACGCTTTCGTGAGTTATTGATTGCTGCCATGATTATGCATGATCTGCCTCTTGCCTTCGTGGAGTATGCTGGAATTAGATCTGTGTTCTCATATTTGCGTGAGTCGGTCTCTGTTATATCTCGAAACACTGCAAGGGCTGATGTGTTGAAAGTTTATAAGAAAGAGAAGTCACGGATTAAATGCTTGCTTGAGGAAGCTAGTGGTAGGATTTGTTTGACATCTGATTTGTGGACCTCGATTGCTACTGATGGGTATCTCTCTTTGACTGCACATTTTATTGACAAAAATTGGATTTTGCAAAAGAGGATTCTGAATTTCTCCCTGATGCCACCTCCACATACCGGTGTGGCATTGTGCAATAAGATTACCTCTTTGTTAGCTGAGTGGGGTATTGAGGGAAGATTATTTTCTATTACTTTGGACAATGCCTCTGCCAATGACACTTTCGTGGGCTTGTTGAGATCGcatttaaatttgaattatgCACTCCTAGCCAAAGGTGAATTCTTCCATCAACGATGTTGTGCCcacataattaatttgattgtgCAAGATGGACTAAAAGAGATTGATGTTGCAGTCGACAAAGTGCGGGAGAGTGTCAAGTATGTTAAGGGGTCTcaagttagaaaagaaaagtttctTGAATGTGTGAGACTCATGTCTTTGAATCCGAAGAAAGGCTTGAGGCAAGATGTCCCTACTCGTTGGAATTCAACCTTTCTTATGCTTGAAAGTGCATTTTATTATCGCCGTGCATTTTGCCACCTAGAGTTAAGTGATTCAAATTATACAAATTGTCCTACCTCATTGGAATGGCAGAAGATTGAGAAGATAAAGAAGTTCTTGGGGGTTTTCTTTGAGATTACGAACTTATTTTCTGGAAGTAAGTATCCGACTGCAAATCTATActttccttccattttcaaAGCATATGTAATGCTCAAGGAGTATAGTGATGGGACAGATGAAGATCTGAGAGCAATGTCGTTGAGGATGcttatgaaatttgaaaaatactGGTCTGAATTTTCTGTGATTTTATCGATTGCGGTGATATTGGACCCTAGGTATAAACTTGAGTTTGTGGATTGGAGTTACAGAAAGTTGTATGGTAGTCAATCTTCAGAATTTCAGACTGTTCGAGACAAATTATTCTCATTGTATGAAGAATACACAACACATCAAAAGGTGAATCGAACATCTGCATTACAAGAGAAAGTGGCGTCAAATCTTGATCAAGAGTCAGAATCCGTAGATATGCTAGag gAGTTCGATGATTATGCTGATAATGTGTATTCAGCGTCTTCGAAAAAGTCTGAGTTAGAAAAGTACTTAGATGAGACAAGGAGTGATAGAAAGACGGACTTGGACATTCTTGAGTATTGGAAGCTTAACTCCCAACGATATCCGACGGTTGCAAGGATGACTCGTGATATTTTGAGTATTCCCGTATCCACGGTTGCCTCTGAAGCAGCATTCAGCTGCGGAGGTCGTGTTCTCGATCAGTATCGGAGTTCTTTGAAACCCGATCTTGTGGAAGCACTCATGTGCTCTCGAGATTGGCTTTATGGATTAACTG ATAGTTGTGGGATTTCCATGGATCAAATTACAGAGGATGTGATGAACTTAAATATTAGTGAGGAGCCATCAACTCAAGGGTCTAATACCGTGGTTAATTAA
- the LOC116188473 gene encoding tocopherol cyclase, chloroplastic codes for MEANAMSLRGELHLLSPAARFRRGVPQHALWRSPSIRHRLKSRSSSIISASSSTTESESVCSPSSDRQEAESGSSSRVNPVYSPTPPNRELRTPHSGYHFDGTTRKFFEGWYFKVSIPEVRQSFCFMYSVESPAFTKKLSAVEVAQYGPRFTGVGAQILGADDKYICQYSEDSSDFWGSRHELMLGNTFISAKDSKPPNKEVPPQDFSRRVLEGFQVTPLWHQGFIRDDGRSNYVETVKTACWEYSTRPVYGWGDVGSTQKPTAGWLAAFPVFEPHWQVCMAGGLSTGWIEWDGKRFEFQNAPSYSEKNWGGAFPRKWFWVQCNVFEGASGEVALTAAGGLRQIPGVTETYENAALVGVHYDGKFYEFVPWNGFVEWEINTWGFWYMTAENNSHKVELEATTEDPGTTLRAPTAEAGLAPACKDTCFGRLRLQIWEKRYDGSKGKVVLDVTSNMAALEVGGGPWFSTWKGRTNTPELLNRVVGAPIDVESIFSLAPIFKPPGL; via the exons ATGGAAGCAAACGCGATGTCGCTGCGCGGCGAGCTCCACCTCCTCTCCCCGGCGGCGAGGTTCCGGAGAGGAGTACCCCAGCACGCTCTTTGGCGCTCTCCTTCTATCCGCCACCGCTTGAAGTCCCGCAGCAGCTCTATAATCTCTGCTTCGAGCTCTACTACTGAAAGCGAATCGGTCTGTTCCCCCTCGTCGGACCGGCAGGAGGCCGAGAGTGGGAGTTCCTCTCGCGTGAATCCAGTCTATTCGCCGACACCGCCGAATCGGGAGCTGCGAACTCCTCACAGCGG GTACCACTTCGATGGAACTACTCGGAAATTTTTTGAGGGTTGGTACTTTAAGGTGTCCATTCCCGAAGTGCGGCAGAGCTTCTGCTTCATGTATTCTGTAGAGAGTCCTGCCTTCACCAAGAAATTGAGTGCAGTAGAAGTGGCGCAATACGGACCCCGGTTTACTGGAGTTGGGGCTCAGATTCTTGGTGCTGATGACAAGTATATATGCCAGTATTCTGAGGATTCTTCAGACTTTTGGGGAA GCAGGCACGAGCTGATGCTAGGGAATACTTTCATTTCTGCAAAAGACTCTAAGCCTCCAAATAAGGAGGTTCCTCCACAG GACTTCAGTAGAAGGGTGTTGGAAGGCTTCCAAGTTACTCCACTCTGGCATCAAGGTTTTATACGCGACGATGGCAG GTCTAATTATGTGGAAACTGTAAAAACTGCGTGTTGGGAATATAGCACCCGTCCTGTCTATGGGTGGGGTGACGTAGGGTCAACACAGAAGCCAACGGCAGGTTGGCTTGCAGCCTTTCCCGTATTTGAACCCCATTGGCAAGTTTGCATGGCAGGCGGGCTCTCGACAG GTTGGATAGAGTGGGATGGGAAAAgatttgaatttcaaaatgCACCCTCTTACTCCGAGAAGAATTGGGGTGGAGCCTTCCCAAGGAAATGGTTTTGG GTTCAGTGTAACGTCTTTGAAGGCGCAAGTGGTGAAGTAGCTTTGACTGCAGCGGGTGGATTGAGGCAGATACCTGGAGTGACTGAAACCTATGAAAATGCTGCGCTG GTTGGAGTTCATTATGATGGAAAATTCTATGAATTTGTGCCATGGAATGGATTTGTTGAGTGGGAAATTAATACATGGGGTTTCTGGTACATGACAGCAGAGAATAATAGTCATAAG GTTGAATTGGAGGCCACTACAGAGGATCCGGGTACAACATTGCGTGCTCCAACTGCTGAAGCCGGGCTTGCTCCAGCTTGCAAAGACACTTGTTTTGGTAGGCTAAGACTGCAAATATGGGAAAAGAGATATGATGGCAGTAAAGGCAAG GTAGTTTTAGACGTAACGAGTAACATGGCGGCACTAGAAGTCGGTGGAGGACCGTGGTTCAGCACGTGGAAGGGCAGGACAAATACACCAGAGCTCCTTAACCGTGTCGTGGGAGCGCCAATTGATGTGGAAAGTATCTTTAGTTTGGCCCCAATTTTTAAGCCCCCTGGCCTGTAA